One stretch of Rosistilla oblonga DNA includes these proteins:
- a CDS encoding serine/threonine protein kinase — protein sequence MTPSPDDSTACLDGLSPADQDRLVELLDQYMIDSEEGRQPDIEAIVAEHRHLEKPLRQYLAGLNLIQQASDAQVRQSFSENDRASRLVDYELGPEIGRGAMGIVYAATDKRSGAAVALKILAFGSSLDAGLIERFAREARAAQSLSHPNIVPVYEIGCDDAVHYYSMQRIDGDSLDQHIAAARSRRRDAADSAGGSLLSGAGRFRQIALRCAEIADALHQAHLNGIVHRDVKPSNVIRDRDGKLWLTDFGLVRIHQEQSLTKTGDLIGTYRYMSPEQARGRVDLIGPHTDVYGLGATLYEMLALRPLFRGDDSARLLRRIDQNTPQPPRHWDPRIPRDLETIVLKSIRADHTQRYASAKEFADDLTRFAEGNRILARRESVAVRAARRLRRHARPLIGIAAASILLLGVGFGAKQMLSIARTSAAGGVDPVMQLRIAELQLSELMQAESAGETLDDEYRQLIESLDDRDGRLDRRRLRCRAQNQWAAVCIDRGDLQTAETLLQEAVAAAEGLPEMEVNRPVKGLTSVNLARLRVAQDDLDGARQAFAKVSGTLSRRIDTDALTSGQLIVALNDLCMEFKQRGATDAAIEVAGDLNLLCNWDDKRRDRSMAQLRQGAIARNNLGALLFETDDFAASAVAYNDSIGLFERMLEAFPWNHDLRREYAVALNNLGRSQAAAGEADAAEETFQKAISIIDPLYQSDDSDAELAYQAGGIWSNLSVLKRGTGDLQAAEAASTEARERLQRAVGLQPQALHYRQALSRIEKNLNAASRVDPKL from the coding sequence GTGACGCCTAGCCCCGACGATTCGACAGCTTGCTTGGACGGACTCTCTCCCGCCGACCAGGACCGTCTCGTCGAACTGCTCGATCAATATATGATCGATAGCGAAGAGGGACGGCAGCCCGATATCGAAGCGATCGTCGCTGAACATCGGCATCTGGAGAAACCGCTTCGCCAATATCTGGCCGGTTTGAACCTGATCCAACAAGCCAGCGACGCGCAGGTCCGGCAATCGTTCTCGGAAAACGATCGGGCCAGCCGACTTGTCGATTACGAACTTGGGCCCGAGATCGGGCGCGGAGCGATGGGAATCGTTTACGCCGCGACCGACAAGCGATCTGGTGCAGCGGTCGCCTTAAAAATCCTGGCCTTTGGTTCGTCGTTGGATGCTGGCCTGATCGAACGCTTTGCTCGCGAAGCCCGCGCGGCGCAGTCGTTATCTCATCCGAACATCGTGCCGGTCTACGAGATCGGTTGCGACGACGCCGTTCATTATTATTCGATGCAGCGGATCGATGGCGATTCGTTGGACCAACACATCGCGGCGGCTCGCTCACGCCGACGCGACGCTGCGGATTCGGCCGGCGGTTCGCTGCTGAGTGGAGCGGGTCGCTTCCGACAGATTGCTTTGCGTTGTGCGGAGATCGCCGACGCGCTGCACCAAGCTCATCTGAACGGGATCGTTCACCGCGACGTGAAACCTTCAAATGTGATCCGCGATCGCGATGGCAAGCTCTGGCTGACCGACTTTGGATTGGTTCGGATTCATCAAGAGCAGAGTTTGACCAAGACGGGCGATCTGATCGGCACCTACCGTTATATGAGTCCGGAGCAGGCGCGGGGGCGCGTCGATCTGATCGGGCCGCACACCGATGTCTACGGTTTGGGAGCAACGCTGTATGAAATGTTGGCGCTGCGACCGCTGTTCCGCGGCGACGACAGCGCTCGTTTGTTGCGGCGGATCGATCAGAACACGCCTCAGCCGCCGCGGCATTGGGATCCGCGGATCCCACGCGATCTGGAAACGATCGTTCTGAAATCGATCCGCGCCGACCACACCCAGCGGTATGCGTCGGCCAAAGAGTTTGCCGACGATCTGACTCGCTTCGCCGAAGGGAACCGCATCCTCGCCCGCCGGGAAAGCGTAGCCGTTCGCGCAGCTCGGCGACTGCGACGGCACGCGCGTCCGCTGATTGGAATCGCCGCGGCGTCGATCCTGCTATTGGGCGTAGGGTTCGGAGCGAAGCAAATGTTGTCTATCGCTCGGACGTCCGCGGCGGGCGGAGTGGATCCCGTGATGCAACTGCGAATCGCGGAACTGCAACTGAGTGAGTTGATGCAAGCGGAATCCGCTGGCGAAACGCTCGACGATGAATATCGGCAACTGATCGAATCGCTCGACGATCGCGACGGGCGACTCGATCGACGACGGTTGCGTTGCCGCGCGCAGAACCAATGGGCTGCGGTCTGCATCGATCGCGGTGATTTGCAAACTGCAGAGACCCTGTTGCAGGAAGCTGTCGCGGCGGCCGAGGGCTTGCCGGAAATGGAGGTCAATCGACCGGTGAAGGGGCTGACGTCGGTGAACCTCGCTCGGCTGCGGGTTGCTCAAGACGATCTGGACGGCGCGCGACAGGCGTTTGCCAAAGTGAGCGGCACGTTGTCCCGGCGAATCGATACCGATGCACTCACCTCGGGCCAATTGATCGTCGCGCTCAACGATCTATGTATGGAGTTCAAGCAGCGTGGGGCAACCGATGCGGCGATCGAGGTCGCTGGCGACCTGAACCTGTTGTGCAACTGGGACGACAAGCGGCGCGATCGCTCGATGGCACAACTGCGCCAGGGGGCGATTGCACGAAACAACTTGGGGGCGTTGCTGTTCGAAACCGACGACTTCGCCGCCAGCGCCGTCGCCTACAACGACTCGATCGGTTTGTTCGAACGGATGCTCGAAGCCTTCCCGTGGAACCACGACCTCCGCCGCGAATATGCCGTCGCGTTGAACAATTTGGGGCGATCGCAAGCTGCGGCCGGCGAAGCGGATGCGGCGGAAGAGACATTCCAAAAAGCGATATCGATCATCGATCCGCTGTATCAATCCGACGACAGCGACGCGGAATTGGCTTACCAGGCGGGCGGGATTTGGAGCAATCTGAGCGTTTTGAAGCGGGGGACGGGCGATTTGCAAGCGGCTGAAGCTGCGTCGACTGAGGCTCGGGAACGCTTGCAGCGAGCTGTCGGTTTGCAACCCCAGGCGTTGCATTATCGTCAGGCATTGAGCAGAATTGAGAAGAACTTAAACGCGGCATCGCGAGTGGATCCCAAGTTATGA
- a CDS encoding gamma-glutamylcyclotransferase family protein, which translates to MDAAVNFFVYGTLKRGECRERMWPHAPLQIQAAFVRGCLYDLGPYPAMIAGGDWVAGEVWSIAPQHVQQTLAVLDEIEDYDASRANNLYNRLQVPWHLRPDAAAADSKAYTYHYARTEYLMAGQRIKSPADDPVQWPSLGSTA; encoded by the coding sequence ATGGACGCTGCGGTCAACTTCTTTGTCTACGGAACGCTGAAGCGAGGCGAGTGCCGCGAGCGAATGTGGCCGCACGCTCCGCTTCAAATCCAGGCCGCGTTTGTGCGGGGCTGCTTGTACGACCTTGGGCCCTACCCCGCGATGATCGCCGGGGGCGACTGGGTCGCGGGAGAGGTGTGGTCGATCGCACCACAGCACGTGCAACAGACACTGGCGGTGCTGGACGAGATCGAAGATTATGACGCCAGCCGCGCTAACAATCTCTACAACCGCCTGCAGGTTCCCTGGCACTTGCGGCCCGATGCTGCCGCTGCGGACTCGAAGGCATACACCTACCACTACGCTCGGACCGAATATTTGATGGCAGGCCAGCGGATCAAATCGCCCGCCGACGATCCGGTTCAATGGCCGTCGCTTGGTTCGACAGCGTAG